The nucleotide sequence ACAACCGCCGGATTCAGCGGCCGTCGTTGCAGTTCCTGAATCCCAACCGGCAGGCAGCCAACCCGCTCAACGTGACCAAGGGCAACCCGCTGCTGGACCCCGAGAAAACCAACAACTACGAGCTGGGCTATAGCACCTTCATCAAGCAGACTTCGCTCACGTTCTCGGCCTTCGTGCGCAACACCACCGGCTCTATTCAGCCGGTGCGTACGCCCAGCGGAGATACTATCACCACTAACTACGAAAATATCGGGCAGGAAAATGCCTACGGCGGCAGCATCTTCGCCAACGTCAACCTCAACAACAAGCTCACGCTGAACGGCGGCACCGACTTCTACTACGCCGTGCTCGACAACAATCAGAATAACAAATTCTTCGCGGCCAGAAACGAAGGTTTCGTAATCAGCGGCCGCCTGGGTGGCACCTACAACTTCACGAAAGGGTGGGGGCTGCAGGCCTTCAGCTTCTACCGCGGCCGGCAGGTGCAGTTGCAGGGCTTCCAGGGCGGTTTCGGGGTGTATAGCCTCGGGGTGAAGAAGGATTTTGCTGAGAAGAAGGGCAGCATTGGCTTCGGCGCCGACAACTTCTTCAACCCCCGAATCAAGATTCGCAACGAGCTCAGCTCCTACACGCTGGAGCAGAACAGCGTCAACGACCTGCGCCGCCTGGGCTTCCGCATGAACCTGAGCTACCGCATCGGCAAGCTGAGCATGGCCCAGCCCAAGCGCAAGCGCTCCGTCAACAACGACGACCTGAAAGACGGCGGCGACGGTGGCAACGGCGCGGGTGCTACGCCTACGCAAGGCCCCAGCGGCGGCCGGCCTTAGCGCCTTGGCTGCCAGCCAGGACTAGCCCAACGCAAGCAGTTTACACAACTAATCCCCGTTTATTCGCAGTGATGCGCACAAGCGGGGATTGGTCTTTTTACGTAGGACGGTAGCTTTGCCTGCCATCATCTGCCGCCGGCTGTTGTACTTTGGGGCCATGCTTACTGCGTTACATCCCTTCGTATGAAACACCTGTTACTCGCCGTGGCCGGCGCCCTAGCCCTCACTACGGCGGCATACGCCCAAACTTCGCCATCCATGCCCAAACCTCCCGTTGCGGCTCTCAAGCCCAAAGAACTCAAATCACCGTTCGGCACCCGCCTCGACAACTACTACTGGCTCAATGAGCGCGAGAACTCCGAGGTAATCAGCTACCTAAACGCCGAAAACGCCTACACCGAGCAGCAGATGGCCCCGGTGAAGGGGCTAGAGGAAAAGCTGTTCCAGGAAATCAAGGGCCGCATCAAGGAGCAGGACGAATCGGTGCCGTACCGCGACAATGGGTACTACTACTACACCCGCTTCGAGGCCGGGGCCGAGTACCCGATTTACTGCCGCAAAAAGGGCAGCCTGAGCGCCAAGGAGGAAATTCTGCTCAACGCCAACGAGCTGGGCAAGGGCAAAGCCTACTACCAGATTGGCGGCTTCGAGATGAGCGACGACAACCAGGTGCTGGCTTACTCCGAGGACGTGGTGAGCCGCCGCCTCTACACGCTGCGCTTCCGCAACCTGCAAACCGGCCAGCTCTACCCCGAGCAGATTCCGAACACCAGCGGCAACGCCGTGTGGGCCACCGACAATAAAACCGTCTTCTACACCCGCAAAGACCCCACCACGCTGCTGGACTACCAGCTCTACCGCCACACCCTGGGCACCGACCCCGCCAAGGACCAGCTGGTGTACGAGGAAAAGGACAACACCTTCCACATCGGGGTGCACCGTTCCAAGTCGCGGCAGTACGTGTTCCTGACCATCGGCAGCACGATGTCGTCGGAGGTGCGGTACGTGGAGGCCGCGAAGCCCACGGCAGCGCTGCAGGTGTTCCTGCCGCGCGAGGCCGACCACCTGTACGAGGTAGAGCACTTCGGTGACGACTTCTACGTGCTGTCCAACGCTGGAGCGCCCAACTTCCGCCTGCTGAAGACGCCGGTGAAGAACACCGCCAAAACGGCCTGGCAGGAGGTCATTGCCCACCGCCCCGACGTGTTTCTGGAAAACATGGAGCTGTTCAAGGACTACTTGGTGCTGGGCGAGCGGAAGGAAGGCCTGCTGCAGTTGCGCGTGATTCGGTGGAAGGACAAGCAGGAGCACTACCTCAACTTCGGGGAGCCCACCTACACAGCCGCCATCAGCATCAACCCCGAGTTTGATACGCCCGTGCTGCGCTACGGCTACTCCTCGCTCACCACGCCCAACTCTACGTTCGACTACGACATGAACGCCCGCAGCAAGAAGCTGCTGAAAGAGCAAACCGTGCTCGGGAGCTTCAAGAAGGAGGACTACGTGACCGAACGGGTGTACGCCACCGCCACCGACGGCACCAAAATCCCGATGTCCATCGTCTACAAGAAAGGCTTCAAGAAGGACGGCTCGGCCCCATTGCTGCAGTATGCCTACGGCTCCTACGGCTACTCCATGGATGCCACCTTCAGCGCCGCCCGCCTGAGTTTGCTGGATCGGGGCTTCGCCTACGTCATCTGCCACATCAGGGGCGGGCAGGAAATGGGCCGGCAGTGGTACGAGAACGGCAAGAAGCTCAAGAAGAAAAACACCTTCACCGACTTCACCGACTGCTCCAAATTCCTCATCGACCAGAAGTTCACCTCCGCCGATAAGCTGTTTGCCATGGGCGGCTCGGCCGGCGGCCTGCTGATGGGCGCGGTGGTAAACAACCACCCCGAGTACTACAAGGGCGTAGTGGCCGCCGTGCCCTTCGTGGACGTGGTGACCACCATGCTCGACGAAAGCATTCCGCTGACCACCGGCGAGTACGACGAGTGGGGCAATCCCAACCAGAAGGAGTTCTACGACTACATGCTCTCGTACTCGCCCTACGACCAA is from Hymenobacter yonginensis and encodes:
- a CDS encoding S9 family peptidase, producing the protein MKHLLLAVAGALALTTAAYAQTSPSMPKPPVAALKPKELKSPFGTRLDNYYWLNERENSEVISYLNAENAYTEQQMAPVKGLEEKLFQEIKGRIKEQDESVPYRDNGYYYYTRFEAGAEYPIYCRKKGSLSAKEEILLNANELGKGKAYYQIGGFEMSDDNQVLAYSEDVVSRRLYTLRFRNLQTGQLYPEQIPNTSGNAVWATDNKTVFYTRKDPTTLLDYQLYRHTLGTDPAKDQLVYEEKDNTFHIGVHRSKSRQYVFLTIGSTMSSEVRYVEAAKPTAALQVFLPREADHLYEVEHFGDDFYVLSNAGAPNFRLLKTPVKNTAKTAWQEVIAHRPDVFLENMELFKDYLVLGERKEGLLQLRVIRWKDKQEHYLNFGEPTYTAAISINPEFDTPVLRYGYSSLTTPNSTFDYDMNARSKKLLKEQTVLGSFKKEDYVTERVYATATDGTKIPMSIVYKKGFKKDGSAPLLQYAYGSYGYSMDATFSAARLSLLDRGFAYVICHIRGGQEMGRQWYENGKKLKKKNTFTDFTDCSKFLIDQKFTSADKLFAMGGSAGGLLMGAVVNNHPEYYKGVVAAVPFVDVVTTMLDESIPLTTGEYDEWGNPNQKEFYDYMLSYSPYDQVKAQVYPNMLVTTGLHDSQVQYFEPAKWVAKLRTMKTDNNLLLLHTDMAAGHGGASGRFKSIHDTARQFAFMLLLLGVKA